The Polyangia bacterium genome includes the window CGTCGAGCAGCAAAAGATTGTCCACAAAGGCGGGTTCCACGCGCAGGCCGGATGGATCCTGACTATCCAATGCACAGGAATGATCGCCCAAGAACGAAAGCAGTGGACTCATCTGCTCCGCATCGAACCCAAAGACGCCACTCTGTAAACAACCCGGAATGAAATCTGAAAGTGGCCGGGATGTCGTCCTGGACCGCCCCGTTCCGGCGGCAGCCTAGCCCAAGCCTAGCCCACCGGCGCTGCCCGACAGATCGGAACGACACGCCGACAGATCGGTCTAGCTCGACCTGCGAAGCTCGACCGCGCCCTTGCGTAGCCACATCGTGAACGCGCCCCGCGCGTGGCGGAGAGAGGAAGACGAGTGCTCGATGCCGCCTCAGCGGAGTATCTTCCGCCATGCCTGAGCGACAATTTTCCTGCCATCGCGTCTGATGATGTCGCCGTGCGATAAGATCACACGCTCGAAGTCCCACGCGAGGATGCGCTCCATGCCCTCGCGCACCCGCGCCTTATCGCCCCAGGCGATCCGGTACTCGGGTGCCGGGCTGGGTCGGTTCCACATCCCAAGCGCGCGAAACATGATCCGGAGGAACAAGCTGGTGTCAGGCGTCGCCGGCGTGAAGTTTTCGACGAGGTCGACGAGGATGAGGGTACGGCTGGCACGGTGAAAGAAGGCGACCTCACGCATCACGCGCGTCCCCTGCAGCGCGACCTGCGATAGCTCGTCGGCCCAGAGCGGCGGCGCATCGTCGCTGAGGGCGAAGTCGAAGGTGAGACCCTTGGCCCGCTTCTCGACTCCAGGGCAGACATAGGTCACGGCGTCAGGGAACGCCTGCTGGCACGAGCGAACGTGCAACCAGTGGAGGTTGCCCGGAGCGATGATCGCCGCAACTCGCCCCAGCGCAGCGACCTCCGCCGTGAGGGAATCGTCGAAGGCGCACGGGGAGTGGACGAGAATCTCGCCGCTCCGGAGCTTCATCACCGTCATGCGCGCGTTGAACCGGGCGCCGCCCAGCCGCACGAAGTACGCCCGAAGCCACAGCGCATCGGGAACGAAAACTTTGAGGGAAGGAGCCGCGCGGGTGAATTTCGGTGGCGGCACGCCGGGCATTTCTACGCGATCCTCGTCCGTGATTTAACCACGCTGTTCATAGCGG containing:
- a CDS encoding DUF4336 domain-containing protein yields the protein MPGVPPPKFTRAAPSLKVFVPDALWLRAYFVRLGGARFNARMTVMKLRSGEILVHSPCAFDDSLTAEVAALGRVAAIIAPGNLHWLHVRSCQQAFPDAVTYVCPGVEKRAKGLTFDFALSDDAPPLWADELSQVALQGTRVMREVAFFHRASRTLILVDLVENFTPATPDTSLFLRIMFRALGMWNRPSPAPEYRIAWGDKARVREGMERILAWDFERVILSHGDIIRRDGRKIVAQAWRKILR